ATGGATTCCACAGTGACATTGCTGTGTTACACAAAAAGGCGGGATGTCTAACCTAGCTCCAACTGTTGAGACAACAATCATTTTAATTAGCAATGATCATAACATGatgatgttaattaattaagGTGTTAATTAAGGTTATTTCTCTTCATTGGAAGTAAAGTGGTTCTGCTGTGGCAAGTGTTTCTGTGGTCTGACAGTTTGCATACCACTGGGCAGCCATTAACAAGTGGAgtcaaaaaaaaagccactgcTTGCTGCTATCTGTCCTGAGCTGCAGGTCACTGTCTTGCTTGATCCCGTCCACATCATCAGTATTGTTCTTGTGCATGGAGGCGTTCCCCCATAATGTCCTAATACGCTAAAGTGTGCTTTTGTTTCAATTGGTCTAAGTGTGAGCAATGCTGCTTCAATGGCAAGtcaatttaacatgttttaataactCAACCAGCTGGTTCAGCATACACCGTTTGTTGCTGTGTTCTTAGTTTggcctgatttaaaaaaaaaaaaaaaaaagatcctcaAGCAAAGTGTTTTAACCACAAATGCCTTCCAGCAGCAGTGTAGCACACCCTGCCTTCACAGGCCCTCAACGGGGTATCCTCAAGCAAACAAGCCCCTCTGTCAATAACTGACATCGTTATTGATGTTGTTCACTCATTGGTAATGGTTGTTGTTCTTTGGTATGTAAACGTTCATCTGTGCCCACCTTCCGTTGTCACACTTATCGTTTCCTTTGCTCATTCAGTAGATCCCCTAAAACAATCCACGGGAAGCGTTTTAAGATGAAATTTCTGTGAAGCACAGTTCACGGGGCCTGTATTCATCTCAATAATCCAGAGTAATGGTTTCAGTGAGCAGTGAATCTCTGTGTTTGGGGGGTATTTCATTACAATGTTCATAATGTGCATGGgatgactgatttatttattttgtcattgcCTTCTAAATGTAATAATTGTGTATGTCACTGCAGCCCCTCAGTGTTAGATCTGTGGAGTGCTAAGAGTGACTGTGGTCACTTCTTTTTGTTATTactgaaacatgcaaaacaaatagACCAATCAGTGATTTTTAGACCTGATGTGTCCTTTAAATGCCGAAGCCGTTAAACACAATGAGCGGCAGCAAGTGAAGCCTCATCTTCACGCAAGAAAACCACGACTCAGGTTCAAAAAGTTTGGCAGGCATTTTTAGGAATCATGGTCTAGACATTTACTGATATGTTTCCATGTTTAATCACTGACTGAGAAAAGTTCAGGCCTGTTTCTGCTAATGTAAATGACCCCTAGATAATATTCATATTGGGTAACGTGTTCTCTGATGTCCTCAGATATGATTAAGTGGTTTCATGCTTTAGAGTCTTATGAGATTGATTTGAcctcctttttaaatttttttgatTTAACAGACTCACCATTTGTCTTTACCTCAGTAATGTATGAGACAGAGCTCGAATGTGTGGAGCGTTGTCTCTCTGATGTTGTTGTGGTAACCACATTTCTCTCcatccttgtttttctttcctaaCCTGAATTCTTCCAGTCCAACTGCAGATTGAAGACCTGACTCGTAAACTGCGTACAGGAGACCTGGGAATCCCTGTTAACCCTGAGGACAGGTCGGAAAAAGATTAAACCCATGAACAGTAACACTTTCTCTACCTTCTTGACTTTTTGGAAGACAAATGTTGATTTTCAGTATATTTGTTGGTTTTTAGCCAAAATGTCAGATTGCATTAGCGTTAGCTGGCAGACGTAGCATCTAGTTAGCTATCTCTTAAgtgactaaaatgtttttcatactGTCAAAGTCTAGTGTTAGAGGAGAACTGATCCACACTCATATTTAAAGCTCTCAGAGAATACTCATCATTCATCACCAGTAAACAGATGTGAATGTTTTCTATTTATGTGTAGCCTGTTTTCAGTTGCTAATGGTACATTTTTAGAAGTAGGTTTACTGAAAAATTGCAGCAAAAACGGGTAGACAGAATAACATTAACTCTAAAGTGTACAGTGGAGTGCAAGAACTTTCACCCCATTAATTAAAACTACGTGTTTCGACCATCTCTAGTaccaaagctgtttttgaaaATTGGATATATGCACATTTTTACCCAAGATGATGAAACAGTTAGATTGAAATCAAAACATATTCtattaacctttttttattttctattcagttttcatttttaaaagaaggTATTTAATGAGTGCGATTGGCCCAAGTCAGACTTTTGAACAAGtagttgccagtttattaaaaaaaaataatcttggTCTTGACAGGTCTTGactgaaactgtaaaaaggAGCTTTCAGTCAAACCTCATGGTCTTCCTCAGAGGAGAAAGTTGTGCTCCATCCCTGATTTTGCCAAACAGATATATAACGGCTAATATGATCTGTTTCATAAtgatatagtaaaaaaaaatatatcttgggtaaaatgacaaataattgaatttaaaattaatttaattggaGATGGTGTCCAAAGTGAGAGGCGGCAGGGGTATGAATGCTTGGGCAACCCACTGTATATAGGCCAGTTTAGATTCATTTCAGCCAGTTAAGTTTAGCAAGTAACTACAGGCATAACTGTCTCgaatatttccatattttttttattggattatTTTTCATTGGACTCGACAGTTAAGTAAAGTTCCTTCAGatttagcctgttagcatttaTGTACCACGTTTCTCCactgcttgttttgtgtgtctgttttagaGTGCTGTGTATGAAtccatacagtatatgatgCATAATGTATAAAGGTTTTCTTCTGAAACAGGTTTGATCGATGCACCTTACTCTAAATGATTTTTAAGCATTGATTGTTAAATAGTCAGTGCTGAAGCTTTTAAAGTTGGAATAGTTCAGATGAATTGGCTCTTTTGAAAAGATTCACACAACTCCCATCAGTTGATACTGCCTTGCCTGCCTTTTTTTACTTCCTGGATATTCTCTAACTTTTTGCCCGTGATGCCTGAGCTCATGGCGTGTAGCCTGCATCCTAACGTACCAGTGATTCATAGGTTTTGTCCTGGACTTGACAAATAATTTGTCGCTGGTCATCTCTGGTTTTCCCGTAATGTGGCTTTGAATATTTCCACCCAGGGGAAAGGGGGGAGTGTTCCAGTTTTCCCTCTGGACTCTTGAGGTCTGGAAGAAAACCTCCAGAATTGTACGTGTTCTGGAAAAGCAGTGGCCAGCTTATAACATAGTTTCCATAAGGATCTGTTCCCGCAGGAAGTGGCTTGCTCTCAAGAGTGTGTGAAGTTGACCTTTACTAGCTAGCGTCCCTGTCGTCTGTACACTGTATAGAGTTTCTTTTTATAATCAGACATTTCCACAGCAACTTAAAAAGTTGattgcagagctgcagcactcTTATAAATCACTCCCCGATCTAATGTGACAGAACCAACTGGGGGTGTTTCAGGTTGTCACCGTTGGAAGTTTGAAGCATAAAAGGAAAAACctattttttctctcactcttcaCATCACATGGACACAAATGTGGCTCTCTGATGGGAGAGCATAGGAAAAGGTGGATATCTAATCTTAATTCCTTTTCTCTAACCCAAATTACCCCACATCAACCTAACCCTTTTTCAAGCACAGAACCTCCTTAACGCAGCAACACAGGTTTTCAGCATCCAAGGGGAGGTATGGACCTCTTCCGCCACGTCAACACCAAGCAACTCTCAAAGCCAGCGTTTCTGCTTAGGATTGCAAATTTTgctttggtttctttttcttaccTCCAACTTTCCTTTCTTGTAGGCCAACAATCCTGTATGCAGGTTTAGTTGTGGccatgtatttgtttttttctttgtggttgATGCCCCTCCAGTGTATTGGGTTAATTACCACTATACAGCTTTGGTTGCCCCCTTTTTACCCTGAATTGTATAAAAGAATGGACTCTAGCCATTGGTGTGTCAGTGCAGAGGTccttcatcattttcttttctttttgagtttGCTCTTGCACTGGCCATGAGTCACATAGTCTGAGAATTCTCTCAGTAGATCCAAATTTCCAAAATATAATCTCATTGTTTCTAAGACATGTCAGTACCCATTGATTCAAAAAAGATTTGAAACTCTTCAAGTCATAGTTAGCTGTAGGGAGCCTGTGTGATTGTTACTGGCAGAGCTCCACTTCCTGAAAGGTATCCATgatgtttgtcttgtgttttgtctgccaTTTTCAGGTCTCCCTCTCCAGAGCCCATCTACAACAGCGAGGGCAAGAGGCTAAACACCCGTGAGTATCGCACGCGGAAGAAGATTGAGGAGGAGCGTCACTCCCTCATCACCGAGATGGTTGGACTCAACCCTGACTTCAAGCCTCCTGCAGACTATAAGTATGATTtctttgtgatttgttttcagGGAAACAGCAGGGATTTCAGGGATTCAGCAATATGTAGATATCTGCATTTGTTCCTTCTACTGCAGCTTTTCAATGAACACAagaaatactgtacacaaaccAAGCAACGTTGTTAAAAGTTCTGATTGTGGGAACCAAACTGGTTCTGCAGTGGAAAAGGGCTAATGGATGTTGATCTTAAGAACTATATGTTGTGCTAATGATGAGTGGttaatttgtctttgtttcctctagACCTCCAGCCACCAGAGTCAATGACAAAGTCATGATCCCTCAAGATGAATACCCTGAAATTAACTTTGTTGGTCTGCTAATTGGACCTCGGTAGGTTGGACTTAATAATACTGTTGTGTTGTACTGTATGCTTTACATATTTCTATAAGCCAGTGAGTTTCCAGTCTGTACAGTTAAAGGAGATTTGTagttctcactttctttctctttggtTTTTCCAGTGGTAACACACTGAAGAACATTGAGAAGGAGTGCTGTGCCAAGATCATGATCCGGGGTAAAGGTTCTGTGAAAGAGGGGAAGGTGGGCCGAAAGGATGGACAGATGCTGCCAGGGGAAGATGAGCCTCTGCACGCCCTGGTCACCGCCAACACGATGGAGAACGTTAAGAAAGCTGTGGAGCAGGTAAGATCACCTCACCTGTCCTGATGCTGCTCCTGTTAGGCGTTAGTCTTCGCCCAGCTCTTAACACCTgatttgaagttgtgtttttaatggtgaGAAATGTTTGTCCACAGATCCGCAACATTCTGAAGCAAGGCATTGAGACACCTGAGGATCAGAATGACCTACGGAAGATGCAGCTGAGGGAGCTGGCCAGACTTAACGGCACACTAAGGGAAGACGACAACAGgtagggctgctcgattatgggaaaaaatcaatatcacaattattttggtcaatattgaaatcacgattattcaaacgattaattttgagtttcacaatgcatttattcagcatctctctctctctctctctctctctctctctctctctctctctctctctcaaaaaacactttgttattgattctttatgcaaaatattcaaattgaaaatacattttggctacaaatatgtactttacagctgttttgcaatgtataaagcattaaatcaataaaataaatatactttatagaacattaaataaggcatagaaaaacataaatgtatccaaaataaactatggatccagctgctctgcaaattctctgtatttatagaacaaaataaatataataataagcataagcatcaataagcaataagcatcttcttgaaaccctcaccctcgactgtattaatgggttgcatatctttagctaagaaatatccaatggcagctgttgggccccgtttacacgtacacaggtattttaaaaaacagaggcatttcccttcgtttgtaccgatcttttacacacaaacgGTGAATTCACCTCTGAAAATgaatcgagttttaggcagctgatgcaccaaaagtgcgaccaatgtttacctttttgtTATGACTATGATCATAGAAgcaagccgcccataggcttggcgtagttatgatggcgctccatGGCatatttatgcgggttgatgtaaacgaaaacttttttgaaaacgatgctatgtgcatgatgttattttggaaaacggagggagggaaatatttgtttctcaacatacccggctatgtgtaaacgtagcctaatgtcttgtgcctctccgaacttgtcggataaggagtcgcattaaacaatgtgtctgtgatcgatgactgagtttgcattgacgtcttgctggttgtggcactggctttgtctttttgtttctttattagttcgtcgtgagtgactttgtgcttttgtttgagatggttgaataaatttgtagtgttaccaagaggagcagctattaccctgtagcaaatcttgcacatgATGTGTGATTTATGTGCTGTGAGCGCAGCTGAagactgaatgtgtttgtctctgtaggATCCTTCGTCCTTGGCAGAACGCTGAGCCACGCAGCATCACCAATACCACCCTCTGTACCAAGTGTGGTGGGGCAGGCCACATCTCCTCTGACTGCAAGTACACCAGGTGATGTTCAGCTGACTGCTTCACAAGTTTTCATTTGTTGGCGCATGTTCTGAATGTTTTAGTAACATTGGTTAATGTCTTGTGTAGCTCCTTTGCTGCCCACAGAGCGACAGGAGGCGAGCCTCCTCAGTCTGCACAGGACAAGGCTCGTATGGACAAGGAGTATCTGTCCCTCATGGCTGAGCTCGGGGAGGCTCCGGTCCCCACCTCTGGTGGACACACCAGCACTCAGGGAGGAGCGCCTCGGACCGCAGGACCCAACAGCAACAACCAGCCACCGCCGGTTAGTTGGCAACACACGATAACTCAACAGACTCCTGTTGGTTTGTAACACGTTAAGTGACCgctgaatgtttgtgtgctgcAGAACCGGCCTCCGTGGATGAGCTCTGGTCCCACCGAGAACAGAAACTTCCATGGCATGCATGGAGGGCCCGGTGGCCATGGAGGACCCCACAACTTCCCTCCACCCATGCCCAACATGGGAGGCCCCCCTATGCCCCCCAACCCCAACGGCTTGCCTCCCCCCTGGATgcagccccctcctcctcccatggGTCAGGGTCCAGGACCTCACGGACACCCCATGGGTAAgagtttttttaatgatcactGGACCCTCAGCTGTGGTCCAAACAGAACAGACTGTCATCAGAACTGAACTGCAGAaccaaacatttgatttttgtttccttgtagGTCTGCTGCCACCTCCAATGGGCATGATGCCGCCCCCGCCTCCTCCCCCCAGCAACCAgccacctcctcccccttctGGACCTCTgccaccatggcaacagcaggctccacctccccctccaaCCAGCAGCATGGCAACCAGTACACCACTACCTTGGCAACAGAGTAAGACCTAAATCTGAAACTATTCTGTCATTCAGTACTCACTCCACTGGAAGTTGTGTGTAGAGGACAATGTGTCACATGATTCAAACAGATTTAGATACTACTTTgccttttttgctttttacattgcattgtgggatatCAAATCCTCTGTACTGGCTGTAATCAACCGTCAGGATAACTTTAACTTTGACTATCATGTTAGTCATGATCgttctgtgtgtgatgttttactGACAGTAAAGAGTTAACCTTCAGCTGCCCTCCCTCCCTTGCAGATACCACCACCACGTCCAGTCCTGGCACCGGCACCCTGCCTCCATGGCAACAGCCCCAGCAGCCTGCAGCTTCCGGAGCCCAACCCCCACCGCCCATGGGTACTCCATCTATGGTGCCGCCTCCCCCCGGTGTCCAGCCCCCGTTGCCCCCAGGCgcacccccacctcccccctccaccacctccaggcTCCACTGGCATGATGTATGCCCCACCGCCACCCCCGCCACCTATGGACCCTTCCAACTTTGTCACCATGATGGGGATGGGGGTACCGGGTATGCCCCCCTTCGGCTTGCCTCCtgcacccccacctcctccaccccagAATTAACCCTGCCACAGAAGAATCGTCCTCCCATGAATTCCCCCCTCAGCACATCGTTGTGTGCTCACAGAAAGAATATAACcagtgctttattttttattgatccTTGATATTGTGAAGACATCTGAAGGCTGTGTTGGTTCAATTTGTAAAGTTATGTAACTTAATTagttctttttcctgtttttaaagtttgttaaCACAGAGCTTCTTGTGTGCATACAAACACTgatctcagacacacacacacacttctgttctGCATTGCAGCCGTAGTTTGTCACGTTACTTGTATACCAAATAAACTGCTCAAATATccacatgtttaatttctgctCAACAGTTATTGCTTCAAATCCAAACAATGAACTATTATTGGGTTTAATATATTGAAATTCAATCTGcatgactcactcactcacaaacTGATGCTCCTGTCATGTTCTCCACATGGGCTTAGAGTTAAATAAGActaatatttttgtaataacaaGATGTGAAGTGTTTCTTAGTTCTGTCAGAAACCCTTTTTGTAGTACTGTCTCAGATTGTTTT
Above is a genomic segment from Larimichthys crocea isolate SSNF chromosome XIV, L_crocea_2.0, whole genome shotgun sequence containing:
- the sf1 gene encoding LOW QUALITY PROTEIN: splicing factor 1 (The sequence of the model RefSeq protein was modified relative to this genomic sequence to represent the inferred CDS: deleted 1 base in 1 codon), with translation MATGANATPLGKLHPSIGAKRGFDAGPGAGNGLMPTPGPPASFPSLQGFQPAMPTASFPSHQFNPATNFSTQVQQPAAGGGLAKPVDFGQKKQRKKSRWSSETPDQKTVIPGMPTVIPPGLTRDQERAYIVQLQIEDLTRKLRTGDLGIPVNPEDRSPSPEPIYNSEGKRLNTREYRTRKKIEEERHSLITEMVGLNPDFKPPADYKPPATRVNDKVMIPQDEYPEINFVGLLIGPRGNTLKNIEKECCAKIMIRGKGSVKEGKVGRKDGQMLPGEDEPLHALVTANTMENVKKAVEQIRNILKQGIETPEDQNDLRKMQLRELARLNGTLREDDNRILRPWQNAEPRSITNTTLCTKCGGAGHISSDCKYTSSFAAHRATGGEPPQSAQDKARMDKEYLSLMAELGEAPVPTSGGHTSTQGGAPRTAGPNSNNQPPPNRPPWMSSGPTENRNFHGMHGGPGGHGGPHNFPPPMPNMGGPPMPPNPNGLPPPWMQPPPPPMGQGPGPHGHPMGLLPPPMGMMPPPPPPPSNQPPPPPSGPLPPWQQQAPPPPPTSSMATSTPLPWQQNTTTTSSPGTGTLPPWQQPQQPAASGAQPPPPMGTPSMVPPPPGVQPPLPPGAPPPPPPPPPGSTGMMYAPPPPPPPMDPSNFVTMMGMGVPGMPPFGLPPAPPPPPPQN